One window from the genome of Mumia sp. ZJ1417 encodes:
- a CDS encoding enoyl-CoA hydratase-related protein encodes MTEPASSVTYDLSEAVATITLSRPETLNSFNDETKVAFRDALQKAAADDTVRCVVVTGSGRAFSAGQDLKEHIAALRSGEVSLGNTVEEHFNPMVLAITQMPKPVIAAVNGIAAGAGASIAFAADFRIVGASAGFNLAFASIALSADTGASWTLQRLVGLPKATELLMLPRTVGAEEAASLGLATQVVPDEELAETVRSLATRLASGPTIAYASLKRALAFSATHSLPESLSNEARLMALTGATEDHTAAVEAFVAKEKPTFVGR; translated from the coding sequence ATGACCGAGCCCGCCTCTTCTGTGACGTACGACCTCTCTGAGGCCGTCGCGACGATCACGCTCTCACGCCCCGAAACGCTCAACAGCTTCAACGACGAGACCAAGGTCGCGTTCCGTGACGCGCTGCAGAAGGCGGCTGCCGACGACACCGTCCGGTGCGTCGTCGTGACCGGTTCGGGGCGGGCGTTCAGTGCCGGTCAGGACCTCAAGGAGCACATCGCGGCGCTCCGCAGCGGCGAGGTCTCGCTCGGCAACACCGTCGAGGAGCACTTCAACCCGATGGTGCTCGCGATCACGCAGATGCCGAAGCCGGTGATCGCTGCCGTCAACGGGATCGCCGCGGGCGCCGGGGCCTCGATCGCCTTCGCGGCGGACTTCCGGATCGTCGGCGCCTCGGCCGGGTTCAACCTCGCGTTCGCCAGCATCGCCCTGTCGGCCGACACGGGCGCGTCGTGGACACTCCAGCGGCTCGTCGGCCTCCCGAAGGCGACCGAGCTGCTGATGCTGCCCCGCACAGTCGGCGCCGAGGAGGCCGCCTCGCTCGGTCTCGCGACCCAGGTCGTCCCCGACGAGGAGCTCGCCGAGACCGTACGGAGCCTCGCGACCCGTCTGGCGTCCGGCCCGACGATCGCGTACGCGTCGCTGAAGCGGGCGCTCGCGTTCTCTGCCACCCACTCGCTCCCCGAGTCGCTCTCCAACGAGGCGCGGCTGATGGCGCTCACGGGCGCGACCGAGGACCACACGGCCGCCGTCGAGGCCTTCGTGGCCAAGGAGAAGCCGACCTTCGTCGGTCGCTGA
- a CDS encoding DUF3117 domain-containing protein: MAAMKPRTGDGPLEVTKEGRCIVMRVPLEGGGRLVVELTNNEASDLGDALKAV; encoded by the coding sequence ATGGCGGCCATGAAGCCTCGGACCGGGGACGGCCCGCTGGAGGTCACCAAGGAAGGACGTTGCATCGTGATGCGGGTTCCGCTCGAAGGTGGTGGGCGGCTCGTCGTCGAGCTCACCAACAACGAGGCCTCCGACCTCGGTGATGCCCTGAAGGCTGTCTGA
- a CDS encoding alpha/beta hydrolase encodes MRAREPDDHGSVVRDGVRVAYEVFGDAPHTILLMPTWSIIPSLTWKAQVPTLARHFRVVTFDGRGSGGSDRPAGPEAYADEEFVADARAVLARVRRGADPDPALVVGFSCGVAWSLAMALEAPEEVAGVVAIGPALGLVPGIEERERQVFLQEPADPATTPEGWATFTRHTWLHGDYDHFLRFFFGRMFTEPHSTKQIEDCVAWGHEIGPERLVDTEFARTSCRAPGFAQRVVQADVPLLVIHGDDDHVRPYAEGVALADATGGTLLTIAGGGHAPHARSPVAVTRAVREFAERLWPETSVRRTWTRGRRRPRRALYLTSPIGLGHVRRDLAIADALRKHHPDLQIDWLTQEPATGVLARAGEHVHPASAFLASECAHVEDEAAEHDLHAFQAIRRMDEILAANFGVFDDLVREEPYDLVVGDEAWDVDYFLHENPELKRFAFAWFTDFVGWVPMADGGPAEAALTADHNAEMIEHRARFQRVRDRSVFVGNPDDVVDETFGPGLPGIREWTEENFAFSGYVTGFDPIGEADRQAVRASLGLSPEDLFCVVTVGGSGVGEPLLRRVLDAVPMIRRVEPRMRFLVATGPRIDPRGLPRRRGVRLRGFVPDLHRTLGAADVALVQGGLTTCMELTAQGVPFVYVPLRHHFEQNVHVPHRLRQYGAGHRLAYEEACNPDALAHALLAEVGRTPATRRVETDGAARAAALLADLL; translated from the coding sequence ATGCGCGCCAGGGAGCCCGACGACCACGGTTCCGTCGTCCGCGACGGGGTCCGTGTCGCGTACGAGGTGTTCGGGGATGCCCCGCACACGATCTTGCTGATGCCGACCTGGTCGATCATCCCGTCGCTCACGTGGAAGGCACAGGTGCCGACCCTCGCCCGCCACTTCCGTGTCGTCACCTTCGACGGCCGCGGCAGCGGAGGCTCGGACCGTCCGGCGGGGCCCGAGGCCTACGCCGACGAGGAGTTCGTCGCCGACGCGCGGGCCGTCCTCGCGCGAGTGCGCCGTGGCGCCGACCCCGATCCGGCGCTCGTCGTCGGCTTCTCCTGCGGCGTGGCCTGGTCGCTCGCGATGGCCCTCGAGGCACCCGAGGAGGTGGCCGGCGTCGTCGCGATCGGCCCCGCCCTCGGACTCGTGCCCGGGATCGAGGAGCGCGAGCGCCAGGTGTTCCTCCAAGAGCCCGCCGACCCCGCAACGACGCCCGAGGGGTGGGCCACCTTCACCCGTCACACCTGGCTCCACGGCGACTACGACCACTTCCTCCGGTTCTTCTTCGGGCGGATGTTCACCGAGCCGCACTCCACGAAGCAGATCGAGGACTGCGTCGCCTGGGGACACGAGATCGGACCCGAACGCCTCGTCGACACCGAGTTCGCCCGCACCTCGTGCCGGGCCCCCGGATTCGCCCAGCGCGTGGTCCAGGCGGACGTGCCGCTCCTCGTGATCCACGGCGATGACGACCACGTACGCCCGTACGCCGAGGGGGTCGCCCTCGCCGACGCGACAGGCGGCACCCTGCTCACGATCGCCGGCGGCGGTCATGCCCCTCACGCACGCTCCCCGGTCGCGGTCACCCGGGCCGTACGAGAGTTCGCCGAGCGCCTGTGGCCCGAGACCTCCGTACGCCGCACGTGGACACGGGGTCGCCGCAGACCACGGCGCGCGCTCTACCTCACCTCGCCGATCGGGCTCGGCCACGTCCGCCGCGACCTGGCGATCGCCGACGCCTTGCGCAAGCACCACCCCGACCTCCAGATCGACTGGCTGACCCAGGAGCCGGCGACCGGGGTCCTCGCGCGTGCCGGGGAGCACGTCCACCCCGCCTCGGCGTTCCTGGCGAGCGAGTGCGCGCACGTGGAGGACGAGGCAGCCGAGCACGACCTGCACGCGTTCCAAGCGATCCGGCGGATGGACGAGATCCTGGCCGCCAACTTCGGCGTGTTCGACGACCTCGTGCGCGAGGAGCCGTACGACCTCGTGGTCGGCGACGAGGCGTGGGACGTCGACTACTTCCTGCACGAGAACCCCGAGCTCAAGCGGTTCGCGTTCGCGTGGTTCACCGACTTCGTCGGGTGGGTCCCGATGGCCGACGGCGGGCCCGCCGAGGCAGCGCTCACCGCCGACCACAACGCCGAGATGATCGAGCACCGGGCGCGGTTCCAGCGGGTGCGCGACCGGTCGGTGTTCGTCGGCAACCCTGACGACGTGGTGGACGAGACCTTCGGCCCGGGCCTGCCGGGGATCCGCGAGTGGACGGAGGAGAACTTCGCGTTCTCGGGCTACGTCACCGGCTTCGACCCGATCGGGGAGGCCGACCGGCAGGCCGTACGGGCGTCGCTCGGGCTGAGCCCCGAGGACCTGTTCTGCGTCGTCACGGTCGGCGGCTCCGGGGTCGGCGAACCCCTCCTGCGGCGGGTGCTCGACGCGGTGCCGATGATCAGGCGGGTCGAGCCGCGGATGCGGTTCCTCGTGGCCACCGGGCCCCGGATCGACCCGCGCGGTCTCCCGCGCAGGCGCGGTGTGCGCCTGAGGGGGTTCGTCCCCGACCTGCACCGGACACTCGGTGCGGCGGACGTGGCGCTGGTCCAGGGCGGACTCACGACCTGCATGGAGCTCACGGCGCAGGGGGTGCCGTTCGTCTACGTCCCGCTGCGCCACCACTTCGAGCAGAACGTCCACGTGCCGCACCGGCTCAGGCAGTACGGGGCCGGACACAGGCTCGCGTACGAGGAGGCGTGCAACCCGGACGCGCTGGCTCACGCACTGCTCGCCGAGGTCGGACGCACACCCGCGACGAGGCGCGTCGAGACCGACGGCGCCGCACGCGCAGCCGCCCTGCTCGCCGATCTCCTGTGA
- a CDS encoding class I SAM-dependent methyltransferase — MTAQIDTEPIDEGVLMGFVFRAVDEVGATLNAALVVLGDKLGYYRALADGGALTPSELAERTGTAEPYAREWLNAQAAGDFVRYEPDTGRYVLPAEHAIALTDESSPAFLPGLFQIALGTVADSAHIVEAARDSAGLGWHEHNSDVHVGCERFFRPSYLAHLVDDWLPAAGAADKLRDGATVADIGCGHGASTILMAEAFPRSRFVGSDYHAASIDVARERAEAAGVADRVRFEATSAQKLDETPYDVVTTFDALHDMGDPVGAARHVHRALADDGVWMIVEPMAGDRVEDNLNPVGRAYYGFSTLLCTPASLSQEVGLALGTQAGPAKIREITSAAGFSQFESVAQTPFHRVLAVRK, encoded by the coding sequence ATGACCGCACAGATCGACACAGAGCCGATCGACGAAGGCGTCCTGATGGGGTTCGTCTTCCGGGCAGTCGACGAGGTGGGGGCGACGCTCAACGCCGCCCTGGTAGTGCTCGGAGACAAGCTCGGCTACTACCGCGCGCTGGCCGACGGCGGCGCACTCACACCGTCGGAGCTCGCCGAACGCACCGGGACGGCCGAGCCGTACGCCCGGGAGTGGCTCAACGCGCAGGCCGCCGGGGACTTCGTCCGGTACGAGCCAGACACCGGCCGCTACGTGCTCCCTGCCGAGCACGCGATCGCGCTCACCGACGAGTCCAGCCCGGCCTTCCTGCCGGGCCTGTTCCAGATCGCGCTCGGCACGGTCGCAGACTCGGCGCACATCGTCGAGGCGGCGCGTGACTCGGCCGGTCTCGGCTGGCACGAGCACAACTCGGACGTCCACGTCGGCTGCGAGCGGTTCTTCCGTCCCAGCTACCTGGCCCACCTGGTCGACGACTGGCTGCCGGCCGCGGGCGCGGCGGACAAGCTCCGTGACGGCGCGACGGTCGCCGACATCGGCTGCGGGCACGGCGCGTCGACGATCCTCATGGCCGAGGCGTTCCCTCGCTCGAGGTTCGTGGGCTCGGACTACCACGCGGCGTCGATCGACGTCGCGCGCGAACGGGCGGAGGCCGCCGGCGTCGCCGACCGGGTGCGGTTCGAGGCGACGTCGGCGCAGAAGCTCGACGAGACCCCGTACGACGTGGTGACGACGTTCGACGCGCTCCACGACATGGGCGACCCCGTCGGCGCCGCCCGGCACGTGCACCGTGCCCTCGCCGACGACGGCGTGTGGATGATCGTCGAGCCGATGGCCGGCGACCGTGTCGAGGACAACCTCAATCCGGTCGGGCGGGCGTACTACGGGTTCTCGACGCTCCTGTGCACCCCGGCGTCGCTGTCGCAGGAGGTCGGCCTGGCGCTGGGGACCCAAGCCGGTCCGGCCAAGATCCGCGAGATCACCTCGGCCGCCGGCTTCTCGCAGTTCGAGTCGGTGGCGCAGACGCCCTTCCACCGGGTGCTGGCCGTACGGAAGTGA